The following coding sequences are from one Lasioglossum baleicum chromosome 18, iyLasBale1, whole genome shotgun sequence window:
- the Epg5 gene encoding ectopic P-granules autophagy protein 5 isoform X2 translates to MELVKREKKVKKIKQLTIDDDIPEAPTLEGFECLLGESPTNYPKGEGIENMESELHFAANDSETYDQENSALTVECNLQVALNEDIIIASAPLEVNINKNKEETKTSISTVKLENITSQSQLDNNEAATSDLSKSTLTTSNLKSVDHGNQTREETKLLTDTVDSAQITSDEVKPFTASQLASLYDNQELGLVDMFISEFIEAQLKSNAIRQQHRLHELLMKYLRVRNHLIVNSHELSTLKKKCRETQKQLWCINTSHVIIAGECQDGNPVNATHEYPTSHFNKQALQSLSRTLTTIKEMLYNTQALYSYEAELLRLQIEHYVQSVCVSCREFTNISQNAPVSLATVQTPSPIIPQLVEIRMCITTLFYFQRKLLKDRKFVIDTRQWLTKLIAILLRVANWQDHLFLLNHILRCPGGVMNWARSYVQIPAPRECSKSNASPLNDPYLDHIVATLAVILLPIKERDTFLEQVQNSLQDTEYTPDDTVWVLLDQEGEEDEDIANNGANLYENDLISLFNQIPFEKVFQHVLYIQCQNERYHQNRSFITHHHMLRLFAFFTSVVKILKQGLKTYDSPRYRQLAKRLCALIRDIVQYASDQWEEFDKHQLTDKSTLMKLQLEFDYFFLRAVLCIFSSRRLGAWQYLATVPYHLISSNTLWQIFYILHTDSTQTDVHMVNMDVQDWEDKLNCPQLRKQFEEKLCNMPGDESYFLLTTFANMAMARINTDYDFVRATTIDLFQIGFLSEKTQDSCSKDAQSLLSNLTNKYPSLLSDILHKLTDNFESVGKLSLYLFTEMKQDKWIPQEQDITILSKWLHAHPLTSTENHLARLILCHLNWGYNENGSLHLPIELHRRIALLIVELAIKYVRDPPVESTSLLAEGVKQVSSMIRAQNAEQVFSLWAWEMVTRLKLHQLDQTEAISQHSLMNPADAFSYVPDMDSDPQLEVLVAGTLDKQPIACYVATVMTLWGHSVPLICLKGFSQLQILQSHYKYEQILICLHHIVPLFLDCVDSLIKNEKFISLIVSLIMADRSYMNMAKSFIATEFPGTILKHFSNMIQSHLRNYKRYSLQTPTNFVYLWLNVLVLVPDWNKDQSVMYLMDTVISASFLYAETRATVETMFQSLFSNTAPTRNAVVSFGSFLNWATGSSNSVSILGGSIQSVWVAYQVLSVEQCNREIKTGLWREILKELSAQNKISLDTAIKRACTTVKMQPFGANGLFIYRWSQQALDTPMDHPILPLLWQNFFALFLARVPSMTRVVDHGGIGERFFEGMINLSYLKKIKKRLNDTTAYFQLRGERDLDDGKPITDERRTFYLNAAKFYKTLSLWLEEPRLQEPGFYLSALPPQYMSQKLILLVQEDWVPWLEYVDYWTVQENQVTAVREWESLCHRDQETQFHNRTNTLITFLEITDPLQRIFKRFTMYEHPIPPPPVNQIKSVLNHVPTDILYNSNSTIECVKPYFKTILDYAQTYNLLISEHTAADCNFLELVPTLYRQVQKQITLHAFCDSVPTNEKRPRSVTPPTVHCAGAAVIRVKISEAHVNEAIDIMVTQNRAEYENLLLKASQPPPSKVTQACVFIDHLIAMFEHEIILSRASENTAMLYKIQESGVKLFYYLIECYTEEAAFCPPTKQLITTCLERLGQLFISGEESQGPQLLSTIMQRPNLGGLLGPYFTPIAGGASKFLQMYQTVVELSIGRNIDLCFVLLSKFGVGCWLNYRRPKLSERSTFIDLVSRALCNMGLNPDKEKLILHELFRNHLRLVLLHEFPEHYGEVLSVVLKNSESQNLSLDVWRDLLGTLSSKPKNSFTIQPSKVRDDIRHYAIEQKLLSRQEMFDTAILLSRHFMQERLQYGLYGLYPKYRVYNEPLTVFLGMVGHALVVLTLQSDRGSLGVQLCEKIWPVLSDMYSPWITPYWTRNLKEPTAAWIQQLTDDRSVLLPWIITDGPHAQKIVAMFVECIRFIIDTLPTSSKILSFVWQFYVTNFAHASVKDYILNVIHGNFLSLPWDHFYPGINDIELMVKVIDQYLPESHLFLGSIFTSVNWTTWMNEFVATQPLPIAARIHVCLLNLLVKLSTEPNVRQNDKASQLINETEKFSWHLLDAMAYDPVINWHVMSCDPRVVLTMDNDQCHPIDIAVNKCQQSTVPL, encoded by the exons ATGGAATTGGTAAAGCGAGAG AAAAAGgtaaagaaaattaaacaattaacTATAGACGATGACATACCAGAAGCTCCAACATTGGAAGGATTCGAATGTTTACTAGGAGAATCGCCCACAAATTATCCAAAGGGCGAAGGCATTGAAAATATGGAAAGTGAATTGCATTTTGCTGCAAATGACTCGGAAACGTACGACCAAGAAAATTCTGCACTGACAGTAGAATGTAATTTACAAGTAGCACTCAACGAG gACATAATTATTGCTTCTGCGCCATTGGAAGtcaacataaataaaaataaagaagaaactAAGACATCAATATCTAcagtaaaattagaaaatatcacATCTCAGTCCCAGTTAGATAATAACGAAGCTGCAACATCTGATTTATCAAAATCTACATTGACTACATCGAATTTGAAGAGTGTTGACCATGGTAATCAAACGAGAGAGGAAACGAAATTGTTAACCGACACTGTGGACAGCGCACAGATTACTTCAGATGAAGTTAAACCATTCACTGCAAGTCAGTTAGCATCGTTGTACGATAATCAGGAATTAGGATTGGTCGATATGTTTATCTCAGAATTTATAGAGGCTCAACTTAAAAGTAACGCGATCAGACAACAGCACAGATTACACGAACTCTTAATGAAATATCTCCGTGTGAGAAACCATTTGATTGTCAACTCGCACGAATTGTCAACGCTAAAGAAAAAATGCAGAGAAACACAAAAACAATTATGGTGTATAAACACATCCCATGTTATAATAGCAGGGGAATGTCAGGATGGAAATCCAGTTAATGCTACGCACGAATATCCAACCTCGCATTTCAATAAGCAAGCATTGCAGTCTCTGTCTCGAACTTTGACAACCATAAAAGAAATGTTGTACAATACGCAAGCATTATACTCTTACGAAGCAGAATTATTAAGATTGCAAATTGAGCATTATGTTCAGAGCGTGTGTGTCTCTTGCAGGGAGTTcacaaatatttctcagaatGCACCTGTCAGCTTAGCGACAGTGCAGACACCTTCGCCGATAATACCGCAGTTAGTGGAGATCAGAATGTGCATAACCACATTGttctattttcaaagaaaattattaaaagacagAAAGTTTGTGATAGACACTAGGCAGTGGCTTACCAAGTTGATAGCAATTTTGCTGAGAGTAGCAAACTGGCAGGATCACTTGTTTTTATTAAATCATATCCTGAGATGTCCTGGTGGTGTGATGAACTGGGCTCGTAGTTATGTACAGATCCCAGCACCACGAGAGTGTAGTAAATCAAATGCATCTCCGTTAAATGATCCATATCTGGATCATATAGTGGCTACTTTGGCTGttattctattgccaataaaagAACGAGATACATTTCTTGAACAG GTGCAAAATTCATTACAAGATACAGAATATACTCCTGACGATACAGTTTGGGTATTACTAGATCAAGAAGGCGAGGAAGATGAAGATATAGCCAATAATGGTGCAAACCTTTATGAGAACGATCTTATTTCACTGTTCAATCAAATTCCTTTTGAAAAAGTGTTTCAACACGTACTGTACATACAGTGTCAGAACGAAAGATACCATCAAAACAGAAGCTTCATCACTCATCATCACATGTTGCGGCTGTTTGCATTTTTCACAAGTGTCGTTAAAATTCTGAAGCAAGGTTTGAAGACGTATGATTCTCCAAGATATAGACAATTAGCCAAACGGCTTTGCGCGCTAATTAGAGACATTGTGCAATATGCCAGCGACCAATGGGAGGAATTTGACAAACACCAG CTTACCGATAAATCGACACTAATGAAACTACAATTGGAGTTCGACTATTTCTTTTTGAGAGCAGTTCTTTGCATATTTTCGTCGCGTCGCCTAGGCGCATGGCAATATCTAGCCACTGTTCCATATCATTTAATATCATCGAACACTTTGTggcaaattttttatattctgcACACTGATTCAACGCAAACCGATGTTCACATGGTCAATATGGATGTACAAG ATTGGGAGGATAAGCTAAACTGTCCACAACTTCGAAAACAATTCGAAGAAAAATTATGCAACATGCCAGGAGATGAATCGTACTTCCTCTTAACTACTTTTGCCAATATGGCTATGGCAAGGATTAATACAGACTACGACTTTGTTAGAGCAACAACTATCGATTTGTTTCAA ATTGGATTCCTGAGTGAAAAGACGCAGGATTCCTGCTCGAAGGATGCGCAATCCCTTTTATCAAATTTAACAAACAAATATCCATCTCTTCTGTCAGATATCTTGCACAAATTAACAGATAACTTTGAATCCGTCGGGAAG tTGAGCTTATATTTATTCACCGAGATGAAACAAGACAAGTGGATTCCACAGGAACAGGATATAACCATTCTCTCTAAATGGTTACATGCACATCCATTAACATCAACTGAGAACCACTTGGCTCGATTAATTCTTTGCCATTTGAATTGGGGCTACAACGA AAATGGTAGTTTACATCTTCCAATCGAATTACATAGACGCATAGCATTGTTAATTGTTGAGCTTGCGATTAAGTATGTGCGTGATCCTCCAGTCGAAAGTACATCTTTATTGGCAGAAGGTGTTAAACAG GTCTCATCGATGATAAGAGCACAGAACGCCGAACAAGTTTTTTCACTATGGGCATGGGAAATGGTTACCAGACTGAAATTACACCAACTCGATCAAACCGAAGCAATCTCTCAACACTCGTTAATGAATCCAGCAGACGCGTTTTCCTACGTACCTGACATGGATTCTGATCCACAATTGGAAGTTCTGGTGGCTGGCACCCTTGACAAACAACCGATCGCGTGCTACGTGGCCACAGTTATGACATTATGGGGCCATTCGGTGCCTCTGATATGTTTGAAAGGTTTCAGTCAGTTGCAAATATTACAGTCTCACTATAAATACGAACAAATACTAATATGCTTACATCATATCGTACCATTGTTCTTGGACTGCGTTGACTCGTTgatcaaaaatgaaaaatttattagtcTAATCGTCTCTTTAATTATGGCTGATAGATCCTACATGAACATGGCAAAAAGTTTTATAGCCACAGAATTTCCTGGAACGATACTAAAACACTTCTCAAATATGATTCAATCTCATTTGCGTAACTATAAAAG ATATTCTCTGCAAACTCCAACAAACTTCGTGTATTTGTGGTTGAATGTGCTCGTGCTCGTACCAGATTGGAACAAAGACCAAAGTGTAATGTACTTGATGGATACTGTAATTAGTGCCTCATTTTTGTACGCTGAAACGAGAGCAACAGTGGAAACCATGTTCCAGAGTCTTTTCTCC AACACAGCACCCACTCGGAACGCGGTGGTATCGTTCGGATCATTTTTAAATTGGGCGACTGGCTCTTCGAATTCAGTTAGCATTTTAGGTGGTTCTATACAATCAGTTTGGGTCGCATATCAAGTGTTGTCAGTCGAACAATGCAACAGAGAAATTAAAACTGGTCTGTGGCGTGAAATTCTAAAGGAGCTATcggcacaaaataaaatatcattAGACACAGCCATTAAG AGAGCTTGTACAACTGTCAAAATGCAACCGTTTGGTGCCAATGGACTTTTCATATATCGTTGGTCTCAACAAGCATTGGACACTCCCATGGACCATCCGATTCTTCCCCTTTTGTGGCAAAACTTCTTCGCTTTGTTTCTTGCAAGGGTTCCATCAATGACAAG AGTTGTTGACCACGGGGGGATTGGTGAAAGATTTTTCGAAGGCATGATTAATTTAAGTTAtttgaagaaaataaaaaagcgATTGAACGACACTACTGCGTACTTCCAgctgagaggagagagagatttAGATGATGGCAAACCGATTACAGATGAGAGACGGACGTTTTATCTCAATGCAGCAAA GTTTTACAAAACACTGAGTTTATGGCTGGAGGAACCAAGGCTACAGGAACCAGGCTTTTACCTGTCAGCTTTGCCTCCACAATACATGTcgcagaaattaattttactagTACAGGAGGACTGG gTACCGTGGTTAGAATACGTCGACTACTGGACAGTTCAGGAAAATCAAGTAACGGCGGTTCGCGAGTGGGAAAGCTTATGTCACAGAGATCAGGAAACTCAATTCCATAACAGAACAAACACGTTGATCACATTTTTAGAAATAACTGATCcgttgcagagaatttttaaaaGATTTACCATGTACGAACATCCTATTCCTCCGCCGCCCGTTAACCAAATTAAAAGCGTTTTGAACCACGTACCGACGGATATTTTGTACAATTCCAATTCAACCATTGAGTGTGTCAAGCCGTACTTTAAAACCATATTGGATTACGCTCAAACatataatttgttgatttcTGAGCACACGGCCGCAGATTGTAATTTTCTGGAGTTAGTGCCTACACTCTATCGACAGGTCCAAAAGCAAATAACACTGCACGCATTTTGCGATTCGGTGCCAACGAATGAAAAACGACCTAGATCTGTAACACCACCTACTGTCCATTGTGCTGGTGCAGCAGTAATTAGAGTTAAG ATATCGGAAGCACATGTGAATGAAGCCATCGACATCATGGTAACTCAGAACAGAGCAGAATATGAAAACTTATTGCTAAAGGCTAGTCAACCACCACCTAGTAAAGTCACTCAAGCATGTGTATTTATAGACCATTTAATTGC AATGTTTGAGCATGAAATAATTTTAAGCCGGGCCAGCGAGAACACTGCAATGTTGTACAAAATTCAAGAGAGCGGAGTTAAACTGTTTTATTACCTCATAGAATGTTACACGGAGGAAGCAGCATTCTGTCCACCAACGAAACAGCTTATTACAACTTGTTTGGAAAGATTAGGGCAG ttatttATCAGCGGTGAGGAAAGTCAAGGTCCACAATTATTAAGTACTATAATGCAGAGACCAAACCTTGGTGGTTTACTTGGACCATACTTTACACCTATTGCTGGCGGAGCATCAAAGTTTTTACAAATGTACCAAACAGTTGTTGAACTGTCAATCGGAAGAAATATTGACCTATGTTTTGTATTATTGTCAAAG TTTGGCGTAGGATGCTGGCTGAATTACAGACGTCCGAAGCTGAGCGAACGATCAACATTCATAGATCTGGTGTCTAGAGCTTTGTGTAATATGGGCCTTAatcctgataaagaaaaattaatattacacGAG CTGTTTAGAAACCATTTACGGCTAGTATTACTACATGAATTCCCAGAACACTACGGTGAAGTTTTAAGTGTTGTACTGAAGAACAGTGAAAGCCAAAATTTGTCATTAGATGTTTGGCGAGATTTATTGGGGACTCTCAGTAGCAAACcaaaaaattcatttaccaTTCAACCATCTAAAGTCAGGGATGATATTCGCCACTATGCTATTGAACAAAAGTTACTCTCTAGACAGGAG ATGTTCGATACAGCTATATTATTAAGCAGACACTTTATGCAAGAGCGTTTACAATATGGTTTGTACGGATTGTATCCAAAGTACAGAGTTTACAACGAACCATTGACTGTATTTCTTGGCATGGTAGGGCATGCTCTCGTTGTGCTTACTCTTCAGTCCGATAGAGGTTCTTTGGGAGTTCAAT TGTGTGAAAAGATATGGCCTGTGTTAAGTGATATGTACTCACCGTGGATTACGCCATACTGGACACGAAATTTAAAAGAACCAACAGCAGCGTGGATCCAGCAGCTCACAGACGATAGATCTGTTTTATTACCATGGATCATTACAGATGGTCCTCATGCCCAGAAAATTGTAGCAATGTTTGTTGAATGTATTCGTTTCATTATCGACACACTGCCAACGTCCAGCAAGATTCTAAGCTTTGTCTGGCAGTTTTATGTTACCAATTTTGCACATGCTTCAGTTAAGGACTACATACTGAATGTTATTCATGGAAACTTTTTATCATTACCGTGGGACCATTTTTATCCAGGAATAAATGACATAGAGCTGATGGTAAAGGTTATTGATCAATACTTACCAGAGAGCCATTTATTCCTTGGGAGCATATTCACATCTGTAAATTGGACGACTTGGATGAATGAGTTTGTGGCGACTCAACCGCTGCCAATCGCAGCAAGAATTCATGTttgtttgttaaatttattggtTAAATTGTCCACCGAACCAAATGTTAGACAG AATGACAAAGCAAGTCAATTAATTAATGAAACTGAAAAGTTTTCGTGGCATTTACTGGATGCAATGGCATACGATCCGGTAATTAATTGGCACGTCATGAGTTGTGATCCAAGAGTCGTTCTTACTATGGATAATGACCAGTGTCACCCCATAGATATCGCTGTAAACAA GTGTCAGCAGAGTACAGTCCCTTTGTAA